In one window of Heterodontus francisci isolate sHetFra1 chromosome X, sHetFra1.hap1, whole genome shotgun sequence DNA:
- the cnpy2 gene encoding protein canopy homolog 2 isoform X2 → MTRLVLSVVYPILVVTSLSNISLARRSADLYCGACRALVDELDWEISQVDPAKLIETGTYVLGPDGNPVATKVPYARSEMFLIELLERVCEHMEEYGEQTDPNTHRSSYIRVLSRDGGIIDLPNTQSTADITSNLKQACEKLAEEYEEEFIEFFSRESSNVKDQLCSKRTDLCDHALHTHHDEL, encoded by the exons ATGACGAGACTCGTTCTAAGTGTCGTTTACCCGATTCTCGTTGTCACTTCCTTGTCCAACATCAGCCTGGCAAGGAGATCCGCTGACCTGTACTGTGGAG CTTGCAGGGCGCTGGTGGATGAGTTGGACTGGGAAATCTCGCAGGTGGATCCTGCAAAGCTGATCGAGACTGGAACCTACGTCCTGGGTCCAGACGGCAACCCAGTGGCTACAAAG GTCCCGTATGCCAGGTCGGAGATGTTCCTCATCGAGCTTCTGGAACGCGTGTGTGAACACATGGAGGAGTACGGCGAGCAGACAGACCCAAACACGCATCGAAGCAGCTACATCCGGGTCCTGAGCCGGGACGGCGGGATCATCGACCTCCCCAACACTCAGTCCACCGCCGACATTACTTCCAACTTAAAGCAGGCT TGTGAAAAACTTGCTGAAGAATATGAAGAAGAATTTATTGAATTTTTCTCCCGGGAGTCCAGCAATGTGAAAGACCAACTGTGCAGCAAGAGAACAG ACTTGTGTGACCACGCTCTCCACACCCACCACGATGAGTTGTGA
- the cnpy2 gene encoding protein canopy homolog 2 isoform X1, with translation MCQSATLGRGQHFALEDQQVSGRTEERLSRSSPLQVNSTRPVLSIGDQRLPVAKDSSNTMTRLVLSVVYPILVVTSLSNISLARRSADLYCGACRALVDELDWEISQVDPAKLIETGTYVLGPDGNPVATKVPYARSEMFLIELLERVCEHMEEYGEQTDPNTHRSSYIRVLSRDGGIIDLPNTQSTADITSNLKQACEKLAEEYEEEFIEFFSRESSNVKDQLCSKRTDLCDHALHTHHDEL, from the exons atgtgccagtctgcaacactcggtcgtggacaacactttgcgctggaagaccagcaggtttcgggcagaactGAAGAGCGTCTTTCACGGAGTTCACCTCTTCAGGTTAATTCTACTAGACCTGTGTTATCTATAG GAGACCAAAGGTTGCCGGTAGCGAAGGATTCGTCCAACACGATGACGAGACTCGTTCTAAGTGTCGTTTACCCGATTCTCGTTGTCACTTCCTTGTCCAACATCAGCCTGGCAAGGAGATCCGCTGACCTGTACTGTGGAG CTTGCAGGGCGCTGGTGGATGAGTTGGACTGGGAAATCTCGCAGGTGGATCCTGCAAAGCTGATCGAGACTGGAACCTACGTCCTGGGTCCAGACGGCAACCCAGTGGCTACAAAG GTCCCGTATGCCAGGTCGGAGATGTTCCTCATCGAGCTTCTGGAACGCGTGTGTGAACACATGGAGGAGTACGGCGAGCAGACAGACCCAAACACGCATCGAAGCAGCTACATCCGGGTCCTGAGCCGGGACGGCGGGATCATCGACCTCCCCAACACTCAGTCCACCGCCGACATTACTTCCAACTTAAAGCAGGCT TGTGAAAAACTTGCTGAAGAATATGAAGAAGAATTTATTGAATTTTTCTCCCGGGAGTCCAGCAATGTGAAAGACCAACTGTGCAGCAAGAGAACAG ACTTGTGTGACCACGCTCTCCACACCCACCACGATGAGTTGTGA
- the mob4 gene encoding MOB-like protein phocein — MAATVLLRRNRPGTKAQEFYNWPDESLDEMDSTLAVQQYIQQSIRDDASDIEKILEPPEGQDEGVWKYEHLRQFCLELNDLAVKLQGECHSDTCSQMTATEQWIFLCAAHKTPKECPAIDYTRHTLDGAACLLNSNKYFPSRVSIKESSVAKLGSVCRRIYRIFSHAYFHHRQIFDDYENETFLCHRFTKFVIKYNLMSKDNLIVPILEEEIQNATAGESEA; from the exons GAGTTTTACAACTGGCCGGATGAATCGCTGGATGAGATGGACAGTACGCTGGCAGTACAGCAG TACATCCAGCAAAGCATAAGGGACGATGCCTCGGACATTGAGAAAATCCTGGAGCCACCGGAGGGACAGGACGAGGGAGTCTGGAAGTACGAGCACCTCAG gCAGTTCTGTCTTGAACTAAACGACCTGGCTGTCAAATTGCAG GGCGAGTGTCACTCGGACACGTGTAGCCAAATGACAGCCACCGAGCAGTGGATCTTCCTGTGCGCGGCGCACAAAACCCCGAAAGAG TGCCCCGCCATCGACTACACCAGACACACGCTGGACGGTGCTGCCTGTCTATTAAACAGCAACAAGTACTTCCCCAGCAG GGTGAGCATTAAGGAGTCGTCTGTGGCCAAACTGGGGTCCGTGTGTCGCAGAATTTACCGGATCTTTTCGCACGCCTACTTCCACCATCGCCAGATCTTCGACGATTACGAG AATGAAACCTTCCTCTGCCACCGGTTCACAAAGTTTGTCATCAAGTACAACCTCATGTCAAAAGACAACCTGATTGTGCCTATTCTGGAGGAGGAGATACAGAACGCAACCGCCGGAGAGAGTGAAGCCTGA